A genomic region of Enterobacter hormaechei ATCC 49162 contains the following coding sequences:
- the glnE gene encoding bifunctional [glutamate--ammonia ligase]-adenylyl-L-tyrosine phosphorylase/[glutamate--ammonia-ligase] adenylyltransferase produces the protein MPLSSQLQQHWQTVCERLPESLPASSLSEQAKSVLIFSDFVQESVSAHPDWLTALESAPPQAEEWRHYAGWLHTALEAVADEPTLMRVLRQFRRRVMVRIAWAQALELVSEESTLQQLSELAQTLIVAARDWLYAACCKEWGTPCSEDGVPQPLLILGMGKLGGCELNFSSDIDLIFAWPENGSTRGGRRELDNAQFFTRLGQRLIKALDQPTQDGFVYRVDMRLRPFGDSGPLVLSFAALEDYYQEQGRDWERYAMVKARIMGDSDDAYANELRAMLRPFVFRRYIDFSVIQSLRNMKGMIAREVRRRGLKDNIKLGAGGIREIEFIVQVFQLIRGGREPSLQSRSLLPTLSAIDQLHLLPEGDAQTLRESYLFLRRLENLLQSINDEQTQTLPGDELNRARLAWGMHVDDWAALTERLEAHMAGVRRIFNDLIGDDESESQDDALSEHWRELWQDALQEDDTTPVLAHLSDDARHRVVALIADFRLELNKRAIGPRGRQVLDQLMPHLLSDVCSREDAPVPLSRMMPLLSGIVTRTTYLELLSEFPGALKHLISLCAASPMVANKLARYPLLLDELLDPNTLYQPTATDAYRDELRQYLLRVPEEDEEQQLEALRQFKQAQMLRVAAADIAGTLPVMKVSDHLTWLAEAIIDAVVHQAWVQMVARYGQPKHLADREGRGFAVVGYGKLGGWELGYSSDLDLIFLHDCPADVMTDGEREIDGRQFYLRLAQRIMHLFSTRTSSGILYEVDARLRPSGAAGMLVTSTEAFADYQKNEAWTWEHQALVRARVVYGDPQLKTQFDAIRKAVMTTPREGSTLQTEVREMREKMRAHLGNKHRDRFDIKADEGGITDIEFITQYLVLLHAHDKPKLTRWSDNVRILELLAQNDIMDEQEAQALTRAYTTLRDELHHLALQEQPGHVALDCFTDERAQVTTSWQKWLVEPCVTKQV, from the coding sequence ATGCCGCTTTCTTCGCAGTTACAGCAGCACTGGCAGACCGTTTGCGAACGCCTGCCTGAGTCGTTACCCGCGTCATCGTTAAGCGAGCAGGCGAAAAGCGTGCTCATCTTCAGTGATTTTGTGCAGGAGAGCGTCAGTGCCCACCCGGACTGGCTGACAGCGCTGGAAAGCGCGCCGCCGCAGGCTGAGGAGTGGCGGCATTATGCTGGCTGGCTGCACACCGCGCTGGAGGCGGTGGCGGATGAGCCGACGCTGATGCGCGTTCTGCGTCAGTTCCGCCGCCGGGTGATGGTACGCATTGCCTGGGCGCAGGCGCTGGAGCTGGTAAGCGAAGAGAGCACCTTGCAGCAGCTGAGCGAGCTGGCGCAGACGCTGATTGTCGCCGCGCGGGACTGGCTCTACGCCGCCTGCTGTAAAGAGTGGGGCACGCCGTGCAGCGAAGACGGGGTTCCGCAACCGCTGTTGATTCTGGGGATGGGCAAGCTGGGCGGCTGCGAGCTGAACTTCTCCTCAGACATCGACCTGATTTTTGCCTGGCCAGAGAACGGCTCCACGCGCGGCGGTCGTCGCGAGCTGGATAACGCCCAGTTCTTTACTCGCCTGGGGCAGCGGCTGATTAAGGCGCTGGATCAGCCCACGCAGGATGGTTTTGTTTACCGCGTGGACATGCGTCTGCGTCCGTTTGGCGACAGCGGTCCGCTGGTGCTGAGCTTTGCGGCGCTGGAGGATTATTACCAGGAGCAGGGCCGCGACTGGGAGCGTTATGCGATGGTCAAAGCGCGGATCATGGGCGACAGCGATGATGCCTACGCCAACGAGCTGCGCGCCATGCTGCGCCCGTTCGTGTTCCGCCGCTACATCGACTTCAGCGTGATCCAGTCTCTGCGTAACATGAAAGGGATGATTGCCCGCGAAGTACGCCGCCGTGGTCTGAAGGACAACATCAAGCTCGGCGCGGGCGGTATTCGTGAGATCGAATTTATCGTCCAGGTCTTCCAGCTGATTCGCGGCGGGCGTGAACCCTCTCTGCAATCCCGCTCGCTGTTGCCGACGCTGAGCGCCATCGATCAGCTGCATTTACTGCCGGAAGGCGACGCGCAAACGCTGCGTGAGTCTTATCTCTTCCTGCGCCGTCTGGAAAATTTGCTGCAAAGTATCAACGATGAACAGACCCAGACGTTACCGGGGGATGAGCTGAACCGGGCGCGTCTGGCCTGGGGGATGCACGTGGACGACTGGGCGGCGTTGACGGAACGGCTGGAAGCCCATATGGCGGGCGTGCGCCGCATCTTTAACGATTTGATCGGCGACGACGAAAGTGAATCGCAGGACGATGCGCTCTCCGAGCACTGGCGCGAACTGTGGCAGGACGCGCTCCAGGAAGATGACACCACGCCGGTGCTGGCGCACTTAAGCGACGATGCACGTCATCGCGTGGTGGCGTTGATTGCCGATTTCCGCCTCGAACTGAACAAACGCGCCATTGGCCCGCGCGGTCGTCAGGTGCTGGATCAACTGATGCCGCATCTGCTGAGTGATGTCTGTTCCCGCGAGGACGCGCCGGTGCCGCTGTCGCGCATGATGCCGCTGCTGAGCGGGATCGTCACGCGTACCACTTACCTGGAACTGCTGAGCGAGTTTCCCGGCGCGCTGAAGCACCTGATTTCCCTCTGCGCCGCCTCGCCAATGGTGGCGAACAAGCTGGCGCGTTATCCGCTGCTGCTGGACGAACTGCTCGATCCGAATACGCTCTATCAGCCGACGGCGACGGACGCCTACCGTGACGAGCTGCGTCAGTATCTGCTGCGCGTGCCGGAAGAGGACGAAGAGCAACAGCTTGAGGCGCTGCGTCAGTTTAAGCAGGCGCAGATGCTGCGCGTGGCGGCGGCAGATATCGCCGGTACGCTGCCGGTGATGAAAGTGAGCGATCACTTAACCTGGCTGGCGGAAGCGATCATCGACGCGGTTGTCCATCAGGCGTGGGTGCAGATGGTGGCCCGCTACGGGCAGCCGAAGCACCTTGCCGACCGCGAAGGCCGCGGTTTTGCGGTGGTCGGCTACGGCAAGCTGGGCGGCTGGGAGCTGGGCTACAGCTCCGATCTGGATCTGATTTTCCTCCACGACTGCCCGGCGGACGTGATGACCGACGGCGAGCGTGAAATCGACGGGCGGCAGTTCTACCTGCGCCTTGCCCAACGCATTATGCACCTGTTCAGTACTCGCACTTCATCCGGCATTCTGTATGAAGTGGATGCGCGTCTGCGTCCGTCCGGCGCGGCAGGCATGCTGGTCACTTCGACGGAGGCTTTTGCCGACTATCAGAAGAACGAAGCCTGGACGTGGGAGCATCAGGCGCTGGTGCGCGCCCGCGTGGTGTACGGCGATCCGCAGCTCAAAACGCAGTTCGATGCGATTCGCAAGGCGGTCATGACGACCCCGCGCGAGGGCAGTACGCTGCAAACCGAAGTGCGGGAAATGCGGGAGAAGATGCGCGCGCACCTTGGCAACAAGCATCGCGATCGCTTTGATATTAAAGCCGATGAAGGCGGTATTACTGATATCGAGTTTATCACTCAGTACCTGGTGCTGCTGCACGCGCACGATAAGCCGAAGCTGACCCGCTGGTCGGATAATGTGCGCATTCTGGAACTGCTGGCGCAGAACGACATTATGGATGAGCAGGAGGCGCAGGCGTTAACCCGCGCCTACACCACGCTGCGTGATGAGTTGCACCATCTGGCGTTGCAGGAACAGCCGGGCCATGTGGCGCTGGACTGTTTCACCGATGAACGCGCGCAGGTAACCACAAGCTGGCAGAAGTGGCTGGTGGAACCGTGCGTAACAAAACAAGTGTGA
- the hldE gene encoding bifunctional D-glycero-beta-D-manno-heptose-7-phosphate kinase/D-glycero-beta-D-manno-heptose 1-phosphate adenylyltransferase HldE, protein MKVTLPEFERAGVMVVGDVMLDRYWYGPTSRISPEAPVPVVKVDTIEERPGGAANVAMNIASLGAHSRLVGLTGIDDAARALSQSLADVNVKCDFVSVPTHPTITKLRVLSRNQQLIRLDFEEGFEGVDPEPLHERISQALGNIGALVLSDYAKGALASVQTMIQLARKASVPVLIDPKGTDFERYRGATLLTPNLSEFEAVAGKCKTEEELVERGMKIIADFELSALLVTRSEQGMTLLQPGKAPLHMPTQAQEVYDVTGAGDTVIGVLAATLAAGNSLEEACYFANAAAGVVVGKLGTSTVSPIELENAVRGRADTGFGVMTEDELKVAVAAARKRGEKVVMTNGVFDILHAGHVSYLANARKLGDRLIVAVNSDASTKRLKGETRPVNPLEQRMIVLGALEAVDWVVSFEEDTPQRLIAGILPDLLVKGGDYKPEQIAGSEEVWANGGEVMVLNFEDGCSTTNIIKKIQKVSQ, encoded by the coding sequence ATGAAAGTAACACTGCCAGAGTTTGAACGTGCTGGAGTTATGGTTGTCGGTGATGTGATGCTGGATCGCTACTGGTATGGGCCGACCAGCCGTATCTCTCCGGAAGCGCCGGTGCCGGTAGTTAAGGTCGACACCATTGAAGAGCGTCCAGGCGGCGCGGCAAACGTGGCGATGAACATAGCCTCGCTGGGCGCACATTCGCGTCTGGTCGGCCTGACCGGCATTGACGATGCGGCGCGTGCCCTGAGTCAGTCGCTGGCGGACGTGAACGTGAAGTGCGACTTCGTTTCTGTCCCGACACACCCAACCATTACCAAGCTGCGCGTGCTGTCGCGTAACCAGCAGCTGATCCGCCTCGATTTCGAAGAAGGGTTCGAAGGCGTCGACCCTGAGCCGCTGCACGAGCGCATTAGCCAGGCGCTGGGCAATATCGGTGCGCTGGTGCTGTCTGATTATGCCAAAGGCGCGCTGGCGAGCGTGCAGACCATGATCCAGCTGGCGCGTAAAGCCAGCGTACCGGTACTGATCGACCCGAAAGGCACCGATTTTGAGCGCTATCGCGGCGCAACCCTGCTGACGCCAAATCTCTCTGAGTTCGAAGCGGTGGCGGGCAAGTGCAAAACTGAAGAAGAGCTGGTTGAGCGCGGCATGAAAATCATCGCTGATTTTGAGCTGTCAGCGCTGCTGGTGACCCGTTCCGAACAGGGCATGACGCTGCTGCAACCGGGCAAGGCGCCGCTGCATATGCCAACCCAGGCGCAGGAAGTGTATGACGTGACCGGTGCCGGTGATACGGTGATCGGCGTGCTGGCGGCGACGCTGGCGGCGGGTAACTCCCTGGAAGAAGCCTGCTACTTTGCGAACGCCGCGGCGGGCGTGGTCGTCGGTAAACTCGGCACCTCCACCGTTTCGCCAATCGAGCTGGAAAACGCGGTGCGTGGGCGTGCGGATACCGGCTTTGGCGTCATGACCGAAGACGAGCTGAAAGTGGCCGTTGCCGCCGCGCGCAAACGCGGTGAAAAAGTGGTGATGACGAACGGCGTGTTCGACATCCTGCATGCGGGCCACGTTTCGTATCTGGCGAATGCGCGCAAGCTGGGCGATCGCCTGATTGTGGCGGTTAACAGCGATGCGTCAACCAAACGTCTGAAAGGCGAAACGCGTCCGGTGAACCCGCTGGAGCAGCGCATGATCGTGCTTGGCGCGCTGGAAGCGGTGGACTGGGTGGTCTCATTTGAAGAAGATACCCCGCAGCGCCTGATTGCCGGGATCCTGCCTGACCTGCTGGTGAAGGGCGGCGATTACAAACCAGAGCAAATCGCAGGTAGCGAAGAGGTCTGGGCGAATGGCGGTGAAGTGATGGTGCTCAACTTTGAGGACGGGTGTTCAACCACCAACATCATTAAGAAGATCCAGAAAGTCAGTCAGTAA
- the ubiK gene encoding ubiquinone biosynthesis accessory factor UbiK has translation MIDPKKIEQIARQVHESMPKGIREFGDDVEKKIRQTLQAQLVRLDLVSREEFDVQTQVLLRTREKLALLEQRLSELESRNAPEEVKPAPAIPPVDDQA, from the coding sequence ATGATTGACCCAAAGAAAATTGAGCAGATCGCGCGTCAGGTTCATGAGTCCATGCCGAAAGGTATTCGTGAGTTTGGTGATGACGTTGAGAAGAAAATCCGCCAGACGTTGCAGGCACAGTTGGTTCGCCTTGATTTAGTCAGCCGCGAAGAGTTTGACGTGCAGACGCAGGTGCTGCTGCGCACCCGCGAGAAGCTGGCGCTGCTGGAACAGCGTCTGAGCGAGCTGGAGAGCCGCAATGCGCCGGAAGAAGTGAAGCCAGCGCCAGCTATTCCACCGGTGGATGACCAGGCATAA
- the ribB gene encoding 3,4-dihydroxy-2-butanone-4-phosphate synthase, with the protein MNQTLLSSFGTSTQRVEHALDALREGRGVMVLDDENRENEGDMIFAAENMTVEQMALTIRHGSGIVCLCITEERRQQLDLPMMVENNTSAFGTGFTVTIEAAHGVTTGVSAADRLTTVRAAIADGAKPSDLHRPGHVFPLRAQPGGVLTRGGHTEATIDLVTLAGFKPAGVLCELTNDDGTMARAPECITFARLHNMPVVTIDDLVEYRQAHERKAS; encoded by the coding sequence ATGAATCAGACGCTACTTTCCTCTTTTGGCACTTCAACTCAACGTGTTGAACATGCACTGGATGCACTGCGCGAAGGCCGCGGTGTGATGGTGCTGGACGATGAAAACCGTGAAAACGAAGGCGACATGATTTTTGCCGCCGAGAACATGACCGTTGAGCAGATGGCGCTGACCATCCGTCACGGTAGCGGCATCGTATGCCTGTGCATCACCGAAGAACGTCGTCAGCAGCTTGATCTGCCGATGATGGTTGAAAACAACACCAGCGCCTTCGGGACCGGCTTCACCGTGACCATTGAAGCGGCGCATGGCGTCACCACCGGTGTGTCGGCGGCTGACCGCCTGACCACCGTGCGTGCAGCGATTGCTGATGGTGCGAAACCATCCGATCTGCACCGTCCTGGCCACGTTTTCCCGCTGCGCGCGCAGCCGGGCGGCGTGCTGACCCGTGGTGGCCATACCGAAGCGACCATCGACCTGGTGACGCTGGCTGGCTTCAAGCCAGCAGGCGTACTGTGCGAACTGACCAATGATGATGGCACCATGGCGCGCGCGCCGGAGTGCATCACCTTTGCGCGTCTGCACAACATGCCAGTGGTGACGATTGACGATCTGGTGGAGTATCGCCAGGCGCACGAGCGCAAAGCCAGCTGA
- a CDS encoding fimbrial protein, with protein sequence MRNLTNLLFILLLTVLPLKEALALDCYLGGAGGPVEKTETISPFAIPSNAQPGEKIWESNDIKIPVTCDHNVTSGFEPEDVFAWVNPYPSATDPYYELGVTYEGIDYDATGQPNGVDTRQCLDNKNITIYTPAQIHQMGWENLICSGNPEDIHTSRTFVARLRLYVRIKAMPPHGYVSSLSDYIVVQFDGKGGVNQMADAKNLKYHITGLQNITVLDCGATFSIFPENQEIDFGTFSARDIVNQQKRIRTFSIRTTKVQDAQCSDGFKMDSSFYTTETLSADDTALLIGNGLKLRILNGTEPYTFNQYKEYADFTGEKLNVEQNYTAELSREEGKAIQSGPFETVVLFKINYH encoded by the coding sequence ATGCGAAATCTCACTAACCTGCTGTTTATATTGCTGCTCACGGTGCTGCCGTTAAAAGAGGCGCTGGCGCTGGACTGCTACCTCGGAGGGGCGGGTGGCCCCGTCGAAAAAACCGAAACGATATCGCCGTTTGCTATACCCAGCAATGCGCAGCCAGGCGAGAAGATTTGGGAGTCGAATGACATCAAAATCCCGGTGACATGCGATCACAACGTCACAAGCGGCTTTGAACCGGAGGACGTTTTTGCCTGGGTGAATCCCTATCCTTCTGCCACCGATCCCTATTATGAACTTGGGGTGACTTATGAAGGGATCGACTACGACGCCACGGGCCAGCCCAACGGCGTGGATACCCGCCAGTGCCTCGACAACAAAAACATCACAATTTATACCCCTGCCCAGATCCACCAGATGGGCTGGGAAAACCTCATATGCTCCGGCAACCCGGAGGATATTCACACCTCCCGCACCTTTGTTGCACGACTGCGCTTATACGTAAGAATCAAAGCGATGCCGCCTCACGGCTACGTAAGCTCGCTGAGCGATTACATAGTTGTCCAGTTTGACGGTAAAGGCGGTGTGAACCAGATGGCCGATGCGAAGAACCTCAAATACCACATTACCGGGTTACAGAACATTACGGTACTGGACTGCGGGGCAACGTTTAGTATTTTTCCTGAGAACCAGGAGATCGACTTTGGTACCTTCAGCGCGCGCGATATCGTGAATCAGCAGAAACGTATTCGCACGTTTTCGATACGAACGACTAAAGTGCAGGATGCTCAGTGCTCCGACGGCTTTAAGATGGATTCGTCTTTTTACACCACTGAGACGCTGAGTGCGGACGACACCGCGTTGCTGATCGGGAATGGTTTAAAACTGCGTATCCTTAACGGAACGGAACCCTACACCTTCAACCAGTATAAAGAATATGCCGATTTCACGGGCGAGAAGCTGAACGTTGAGCAAAACTACACGGCTGAACTTTCACGGGAAGAAGGGAAAGCGATTCAGTCCGGGCCGTTCGAAACGGTGGTGCTGTTCAAAATTAACTACCACTAA
- a CDS encoding fimbrial biogenesis chaperone, producing MKLTPFKSLCLVLISTVFTAHAAINLDRTRIIFSESDKATSLKVDNQSKALPYLALSWIEDEKGQKEDTHFMALPPIQRIEAGSSSQVRIVKQAATRQLPKDRESLFYFNLREVPPKSASASEERSVMQVAMQSRIKLLWRPKAITKKPGEQAEMRLEISANASGLTLHNPTPYYITLAWLSKDAKTMLPGFDSLMLAPFATATTSTGDYHGNYYSIGYIDDYGALKKFDVQCAGTAQCALTERKIENDAKSH from the coding sequence ATGAAATTAACGCCATTTAAAAGCCTGTGCCTGGTGCTAATCAGCACAGTATTTACCGCTCATGCAGCCATTAACCTGGACCGCACACGCATTATTTTTTCAGAAAGCGACAAGGCCACCAGCCTGAAAGTGGACAACCAGAGCAAGGCGCTGCCTTATCTGGCGCTCTCCTGGATTGAAGATGAGAAGGGGCAAAAAGAAGATACGCACTTTATGGCGCTTCCTCCCATTCAACGCATCGAAGCAGGCTCCTCGTCCCAGGTGAGAATCGTTAAACAAGCCGCTACGCGCCAGTTGCCGAAAGACAGGGAATCACTGTTTTATTTCAACCTGCGTGAAGTGCCGCCGAAAAGCGCCAGCGCAAGCGAGGAGCGTAGCGTAATGCAGGTGGCGATGCAGAGCCGAATCAAGCTGTTATGGCGGCCTAAAGCGATTACCAAAAAGCCCGGCGAGCAGGCGGAGATGCGGTTGGAAATTTCAGCCAATGCCAGCGGGCTGACCCTGCATAACCCGACGCCGTACTACATCACCCTGGCCTGGCTCAGTAAGGATGCGAAGACCATGCTGCCGGGCTTCGACAGTCTGATGCTTGCGCCGTTTGCCACAGCAACGACCTCTACCGGCGACTATCACGGAAATTATTACAGCATCGGCTATATCGACGATTACGGTGCCCTGAAAAAGTTCGACGTGCAGTGCGCGGGAACCGCCCAGTGCGCCCTGACCGAACGGAAGATCGAAAACGATGCGAAATCTCACTAA
- a CDS encoding fimbria/pilus outer membrane usher protein: MAYKLHWVIIIASLLMTRIASATEFNINAIDKDQRNSVDLSFFKDHISVIPGNYFVTVAINDIPLANGWQLRWREINNTVQVCIPPELADTFALQDDVRHALPEKEGCVDFAARPDIKFTFEQASQTLKVTVPQAWLQYRAADWMPPATWDHGVPGVLLDYNLFASHYQPDSGESNNNVNTYGTAGVNMGSWRLRSDYQYTQSYTEAGSDHDGRFSRLYMFRPLPALGAKLTLGETDFQSAIFDAFTYTGASLISDERMLPWSLRGYAPQITGIAQTNATVTVSLADRVIYQSKVPPGPFVIQDLNQSVQGTLDVKVTEEDGRVSTYQVSAESVPFLTRKGQVRYKLAAGKARKDASHDVEDNAFLSGEFSWGMLSHTSLYGGMLADGDHYRSVATGIGQNMAYLGALSFDVTQATSQLPGRSSQTGYSYRFNYSKRFDTTGSQLTLASYRYSDPQFLSYARYLDDDDRQAEKQTLSVTASQYLPALSLNLYVNILRQTWWNASPSTTGSVTAGYNFDVGRWKNLGVTLSWSKTHYEEDDDSDDTQLYLTLSVPLDPDHRLSYDMRNSDTLSHNVSWYDTSDRNNTWGVSAGAESGKPNSAAQVSGNYQHYSAFGDLNLSGSYKAEEYHSLSASWNGSFTSTVKGAALHRRSYGNEPRVMVSTDGVGNIPLNLSRDETNRFGIGVLPSFSSYSPATVQVNMNNLPDGVDVDNRVVTSTWTEGAIGYRQIATRAGKDVAGVLRMPSGTPPLGAIVRLEESDLQVGMVADEGHVWLGAVEPEQQFRVTWGDNQQCRFSLPSHLENSMQLILPCQ, encoded by the coding sequence ATGGCATACAAATTACACTGGGTAATCATCATTGCGTCCCTGTTAATGACGAGAATTGCCTCTGCCACCGAATTTAATATTAATGCCATCGATAAAGATCAGCGCAATAGCGTTGATTTATCCTTTTTTAAAGATCACATTTCCGTCATTCCGGGAAATTATTTTGTCACGGTTGCCATCAATGATATTCCGCTGGCAAATGGCTGGCAGCTTCGCTGGAGAGAAATAAATAACACGGTTCAGGTCTGTATTCCTCCCGAGCTGGCCGATACATTTGCGTTGCAGGATGACGTTCGTCATGCTTTGCCGGAAAAAGAGGGATGCGTTGATTTCGCCGCCAGACCAGACATCAAATTTACTTTTGAGCAAGCCAGCCAGACGCTTAAAGTGACGGTCCCCCAGGCGTGGCTACAATACCGTGCGGCGGACTGGATGCCGCCGGCCACCTGGGATCACGGCGTACCGGGCGTACTGCTGGATTACAATCTTTTTGCCAGCCATTATCAGCCCGATAGCGGCGAAAGCAATAATAACGTCAATACGTACGGCACCGCCGGTGTAAACATGGGATCGTGGCGGCTACGCAGCGATTACCAGTACACCCAGAGCTATACGGAAGCAGGCTCGGATCACGACGGTCGTTTTTCACGCCTGTATATGTTCCGGCCCCTGCCTGCCCTCGGTGCGAAATTGACGCTCGGTGAAACGGATTTCCAGTCCGCCATTTTCGATGCCTTCACCTATACCGGCGCATCACTGATTAGCGATGAGCGTATGCTGCCCTGGTCGCTGCGCGGCTATGCCCCCCAGATTACCGGGATAGCGCAAACCAACGCCACGGTAACCGTAAGCCTTGCCGACCGCGTGATTTACCAGAGTAAAGTGCCGCCTGGTCCTTTTGTTATTCAGGATCTTAACCAGTCGGTACAGGGCACGCTGGACGTCAAAGTCACGGAAGAAGACGGACGGGTCAGTACCTACCAGGTGTCTGCTGAATCCGTTCCCTTCTTAACGCGCAAGGGACAGGTCCGCTACAAGCTTGCGGCGGGTAAAGCACGCAAAGACGCCTCTCACGACGTAGAAGATAACGCATTCCTCAGCGGCGAATTTTCCTGGGGCATGCTGTCACACACCTCCCTGTATGGCGGCATGCTGGCAGATGGCGACCACTATCGTTCTGTCGCCACCGGGATTGGCCAAAATATGGCGTATCTGGGCGCACTCTCTTTTGACGTCACGCAGGCCACCAGCCAGTTGCCTGGCCGGAGTAGCCAGACAGGTTATAGCTATCGCTTTAACTACAGTAAGCGCTTTGATACCACGGGCAGCCAGCTTACGCTCGCCAGCTACCGCTACTCAGACCCTCAATTCCTGAGCTACGCCCGCTATCTTGATGATGATGACCGCCAGGCGGAAAAACAGACCCTGAGCGTGACGGCAAGCCAGTACCTGCCGGCGTTATCACTGAATCTGTATGTAAACATTCTGCGGCAGACCTGGTGGAACGCATCGCCATCCACCACGGGCAGCGTTACGGCGGGCTACAACTTTGATGTTGGTCGCTGGAAAAACCTGGGTGTGACTCTCTCCTGGAGTAAAACACATTACGAAGAAGACGACGACAGTGACGATACCCAGCTTTACCTCACGCTCAGCGTCCCGCTCGATCCCGATCACCGGCTTAGCTATGACATGCGCAACAGCGACACGCTCAGTCATAACGTGTCGTGGTATGACACGTCAGACCGGAATAACACCTGGGGCGTTTCCGCAGGTGCGGAAAGCGGTAAGCCGAACTCCGCCGCGCAGGTCAGCGGAAATTATCAGCACTATTCCGCCTTCGGCGATCTGAATCTCTCAGGCAGCTATAAGGCTGAAGAATATCACTCCCTTAGCGCAAGCTGGAACGGCTCATTCACTTCAACGGTGAAAGGTGCCGCATTGCACCGACGCAGCTACGGTAATGAACCGCGGGTGATGGTCAGCACCGACGGCGTGGGCAACATTCCCCTGAACCTGTCCCGGGATGAAACCAACCGGTTTGGTATCGGCGTTTTGCCGTCATTCTCCAGCTATTCCCCCGCCACCGTGCAGGTCAATATGAACAACCTCCCGGATGGCGTGGATGTGGACAACCGCGTCGTGACGTCAACATGGACTGAAGGGGCCATTGGTTATCGTCAGATTGCCACCCGCGCAGGTAAGGATGTGGCTGGCGTTCTGCGGATGCCATCAGGAACGCCCCCGCTCGGGGCGATTGTTCGCCTGGAAGAAAGTGATTTACAGGTTGGGATGGTGGCCGATGAAGGCCACGTCTGGCTGGGCGCCGTTGAGCCAGAACAGCAATTTCGGGTGACATGGGGCGACAACCAACAGTGTCGCTTCTCGTTACCTTCTCACTTAGAAAACAGTATGCAGTTGATACTGCCGTGTCAGTAA
- a CDS encoding fimbrial protein, with amino-acid sequence MYMGKKVLLAVAMAAIVSGSAFAEEQGSGKITFKGVVIDAPCSIAPDSVDKEIDLGEVTTAVINANKKSTPVPVEINLENCQLDDPKDETDTPVSKVDVTFTSAATDATDTNLMTNTYANGAQNVGVRLLDNAETNLPLGAGQTIDLLAGSTTQTLHFKAVMEVLTGKTATAGQVEATANYVLMYK; translated from the coding sequence ATGTATATGGGAAAAAAAGTACTGTTGGCCGTCGCTATGGCAGCCATTGTGTCGGGTTCTGCTTTTGCTGAAGAGCAAGGTTCAGGCAAAATCACATTCAAAGGCGTTGTCATTGACGCACCGTGCAGCATCGCACCAGACAGCGTAGATAAAGAAATCGACCTTGGTGAAGTGACCACTGCCGTAATTAATGCCAATAAAAAATCTACGCCTGTTCCGGTCGAAATTAATCTGGAAAACTGCCAGCTTGACGATCCGAAAGACGAGACTGACACGCCTGTCTCTAAAGTGGATGTGACCTTCACCAGCGCCGCAACAGACGCGACGGATACCAACCTGATGACCAACACCTATGCAAACGGTGCTCAGAACGTGGGTGTACGTCTTCTGGATAATGCGGAGACTAATCTCCCACTGGGAGCAGGACAAACGATTGACCTGCTGGCAGGTTCAACCACTCAGACGCTGCATTTCAAAGCCGTTATGGAAGTCCTTACCGGTAAAACGGCGACAGCAGGCCAGGTTGAAGCAACCGCTAACTATGTCCTGATGTACAAATAA